One genomic window of Desulfurococcus mucosus DSM 2162 includes the following:
- a CDS encoding serine/threonine protein kinase, protein MNALNTNILELLDGFSKQSRILVVDSEKLVLKEYGGEAGLIKWLVVNLSSTPVKMYPFVFNPRSRMEREVSFLRTDTPGFMKPGLRVVDYIGVRIIRDYVEGEEVDSSTSPQVFRVLGRSLGMLHCSGWALGDTKVSNFVSNDGWVYIVDAEQAVETWRKEHFSWDLVVFASTLGISCYSSCVTNQRAYLERIEAFLQGYLENPCAPVREAVYSLTEGDSRLLLFLLVPFPLNMGVSKLLKEMQGLTHRDESIPTWSPR, encoded by the coding sequence GTGAACGCGTTGAACACCAACATACTTGAGCTCCTCGACGGCTTCTCCAAGCAGTCAAGGATCCTAGTGGTGGACTCCGAGAAGCTTGTTTTAAAGGAGTATGGCGGGGAGGCAGGGCTGATAAAGTGGCTAGTCGTGAACCTTTCTTCGACACCGGTTAAAATGTATCCATTCGTCTTCAACCCTAGGAGCCGCATGGAGAGAGAGGTATCCTTTCTGAGGACGGATACACCAGGCTTCATGAAGCCGGGTCTCCGTGTAGTCGACTACATTGGTGTCAGGATAATCAGGGACTACGTGGAGGGCGAGGAAGTAGACTCCTCCACAAGCCCACAGGTTTTCAGGGTCTTAGGGAGATCCCTGGGCATGCTACACTGCTCCGGCTGGGCCCTCGGCGACACGAAGGTGTCGAACTTCGTGAGCAACGACGGCTGGGTCTACATCGTTGACGCTGAGCAAGCAGTGGAGACGTGGAGGAAGGAGCATTTTTCATGGGATCTAGTGGTGTTCGCATCAACCCTGGGGATAAGCTGCTACAGTAGCTGCGTGACGAATCAAAGGGCTTACCTTGAGAGGATTGAGGCCTTCCTCCAGGGCTACCTCGAGAACCCTTGTGCACCCGTAAGGGAGGCAGTGTACTCCTTGACGGAGGGTGATTCAAGACTACTCTTATTCCTCCTTGTGCCATTCCCGTTGAACATGGGGGTTTCAAAACTCCTGAAGGAGATGCAGGGTTTAACGCATCGCGACGAATCCATCCCTACATGGTCTCCTCGATGA
- a CDS encoding radical SAM protein, whose protein sequence is MLEKIVILDGYTDEPAGLGVPPYINTYPRLIAGAVWNRVRDAEIRYWTIDEARRSLGAFIEEARKSSLLVVVSGVEVPGRYLGGRPLSLRELETILLLTRGVDKILVGPAARYGFASGGGSIAVESKRLKNLFTEIVTGDPEVYMDELVQHGFEKARPWLLRESYELADKAFKLGARIVLQHPNYGRNLIVEVETYRGCSRWLTGGCSFCIEPRYGRPIMRGLKGIVEEAEALYSLGVRHIRLGRQPDILAYMSEDTGREEFPRPNPEALEKLFHGIRSVAPGLVTLHIDNVNPGTIVSHVDESVKALKTIVKYHTPGDVAALGIESFDEKVVKANNLKVGPEEALEAIRIVNRVGGLRGWNGMPHLLPGVNLIYGLPGESRETYRVNLEYLTRIMKEGLMVRRLNIRRVAVLENTPLWLKRSEVEYLLRKHEGLYRLHRVKVMRLFDKAMLKRILPPGTLLYGLIAEKHVAGYTMARFPGSYPVAVKVKGLIPVWSTITARVKGYSAKSVVGEAVAVQPCPSSMGG, encoded by the coding sequence ATGCTGGAGAAAATAGTGATCCTAGACGGGTACACTGATGAACCAGCCGGCCTAGGGGTGCCTCCATACATAAACACTTATCCAAGGCTCATAGCGGGTGCTGTATGGAACAGGGTTAGAGACGCAGAGATAAGGTACTGGACCATAGATGAGGCGAGGCGGAGCCTCGGAGCCTTCATTGAGGAGGCGAGGAAAAGCAGCCTCCTCGTCGTTGTAAGCGGTGTGGAAGTACCCGGCAGGTACCTGGGCGGCAGGCCCCTGAGCCTCCGGGAGCTTGAAACAATCCTCCTCCTAACCAGGGGAGTCGACAAGATCCTGGTTGGGCCTGCTGCAAGATACGGGTTTGCTAGCGGTGGAGGAAGCATCGCTGTCGAGTCGAAGAGGCTGAAAAACCTTTTCACAGAGATTGTGACAGGCGACCCAGAGGTCTACATGGATGAACTGGTTCAACACGGCTTCGAGAAGGCGCGTCCATGGCTCCTCAGGGAAAGCTACGAGTTGGCTGATAAAGCGTTCAAACTAGGGGCAAGGATAGTCCTCCAGCACCCCAACTACGGGAGAAACCTCATCGTGGAAGTGGAGACGTACAGGGGTTGCAGCAGGTGGCTTACAGGAGGCTGCTCCTTCTGCATCGAGCCCAGGTACGGTAGGCCCATCATGAGGGGGTTGAAAGGGATAGTGGAGGAGGCTGAAGCCCTGTACTCCCTTGGGGTGAGGCACATCAGGCTGGGGAGGCAGCCGGATATATTGGCCTACATGTCGGAGGATACTGGTAGAGAGGAGTTCCCGCGCCCGAACCCGGAGGCCCTTGAAAAACTCTTCCACGGGATAAGGAGCGTTGCCCCAGGCCTTGTAACGCTGCACATCGATAACGTGAACCCGGGCACTATTGTAAGCCATGTCGATGAATCCGTGAAGGCTTTGAAAACCATTGTAAAGTATCACACTCCAGGCGATGTAGCAGCCCTGGGAATAGAGAGCTTCGATGAGAAAGTGGTTAAAGCAAACAACCTGAAGGTGGGGCCGGAGGAAGCCCTGGAGGCCATACGCATAGTTAACAGGGTTGGCGGGCTGAGAGGGTGGAACGGGATGCCCCATCTGCTTCCAGGTGTAAACCTGATATACGGGCTCCCAGGCGAGAGCAGGGAGACATACCGTGTGAACCTCGAGTACTTGACGAGGATTATGAAGGAGGGGTTGATGGTTAGGAGGCTCAACATCCGCAGGGTGGCCGTCCTCGAGAACACACCGCTCTGGCTTAAGAGAAGCGAGGTAGAATACCTGCTGAGGAAGCATGAAGGCCTCTACAGGTTGCACCGTGTTAAAGTCATGAGGCTGTTCGATAAAGCCATGTTGAAGCGGATCCTACCCCCCGGCACCCTTCTCTACGGCCTCATCGCTGAGAAACACGTAGCGGGGTACACTATGGCCAGGTTCCCGGGAAGCTACCCTGTCGCCGTCAAGGTCAAGGGGCTTATACCCGTCTGGAGCACTATCACGGCGCGTGTCAAAGGGTACTCGGCTAAAAGCGTTGTAGGTGAAGCGGTAGCCGTCCAGCCATGTCCAAGCAGCATGGGCGGCTAA
- a CDS encoding ABC transporter ATP-binding protein codes for MRVLELRNVWKTYTGVTVLSGVNLEVEEGEAVTVKGRNGSGKTTLCRIASLMEKPDAGSVRLHGRDAGFSSEASMARLRLLYIGYVDQQYTLIPWLTVWRNIELPLVILGWGREERRRRVAELLDALELKGRGGDYPYRLSAGQRQRVAIARALAKKPRLLVMDEPFSSLDDHSSGLVVDLLKNYVAAEKASILATTTGTGPQLGSRLLVLGDGRIQGST; via the coding sequence ATGAGAGTACTCGAGTTGAGGAATGTGTGGAAGACCTATACTGGTGTCACAGTCTTATCAGGAGTGAACCTCGAGGTAGAGGAGGGTGAAGCAGTCACTGTGAAGGGTAGGAATGGCTCCGGTAAGACGACTCTCTGCAGGATAGCGTCCCTCATGGAGAAGCCTGATGCGGGATCAGTGAGGCTCCACGGGAGAGACGCCGGGTTCAGTAGCGAGGCCTCGATGGCTAGGCTCAGGCTCCTCTACATAGGCTACGTGGATCAGCAGTACACGCTGATACCGTGGCTCACCGTGTGGAGGAACATCGAGCTCCCCCTTGTGATCCTGGGATGGGGTAGGGAGGAGAGGAGGAGAAGGGTGGCCGAGCTGCTTGACGCACTGGAGCTGAAGGGTAGGGGCGGCGACTACCCTTACAGGCTTTCAGCAGGGCAGAGGCAGAGGGTCGCCATAGCGAGGGCTCTTGCGAAGAAGCCGAGGCTGCTCGTGATGGATGAGCCGTTTTCAAGCCTCGACGACCATTCATCCGGCCTCGTTGTAGACCTATTGAAGAACTATGTGGCAGCCGAGAAAGCCTCGATACTTGCAACCACCACCGGCACGGGACCTCAACTAGGCTCCAGGCTCCTCGTGCTCGGCGACGGCAGGATCCAGGGTTCCACGTAG
- a CDS encoding DUF47 domain-containing protein produces MSLPRGRYFESMFSSIREHARTVEIGVSKLSELVSSIQGGVETVSRLYGELNRVEEHGDELKRSIMEELKATYLHPDDRENLLRFVLSLDDALGYAKSAGKRILIAVESGIVIDEKIQALMKEMTEKSLTASRKIIELFESMSRDPARALSISHEVEELEEKIDELRLEAIAMIYSACSREVKPECLVLPQIVDDIEGISDVFEDIADIYRLFAVSR; encoded by the coding sequence ATGAGCCTACCCAGGGGGAGATACTTCGAGTCCATGTTCTCGAGCATCAGGGAGCACGCTAGAACCGTGGAGATAGGTGTTTCAAAGCTCAGCGAGCTGGTTTCAAGCATCCAGGGCGGCGTGGAAACTGTTTCAAGACTCTACGGTGAACTCAACAGGGTTGAGGAACACGGGGATGAGTTGAAGAGGAGCATCATGGAGGAGTTGAAGGCAACCTACCTGCATCCAGACGACAGGGAGAACCTGCTCAGGTTCGTCCTCTCCCTGGACGACGCCCTGGGATACGCTAAGTCAGCGGGTAAAAGGATACTGATAGCCGTTGAATCGGGTATAGTGATCGATGAGAAAATACAGGCCTTAATGAAGGAGATGACTGAGAAAAGCCTCACAGCCTCACGAAAGATCATCGAGCTATTCGAATCCATGAGCAGGGATCCTGCGAGAGCACTATCCATATCGCACGAGGTGGAGGAGCTGGAGGAGAAGATAGATGAGCTCAGGCTTGAGGCAATAGCCATGATATACTCGGCCTGCAGCAGGGAGGTGAAGCCAGAGTGCCTGGTGCTCCCCCAGATAGTCGACGACATCGAGGGGATAAGCGACGTCTTCGAAGACATAGCGGACATCTACAGGTTGTTCGCTGTATCCCGTTGA
- a CDS encoding decarboxylase — MYDREMSSSEWSLDVARELWGLNHSIRGDTITVDDEGYLAISIGGSSVRIKDVMEKYGFDVAYIRVLPLIGKAMRLVYETFTELARIHGFKGGLQPVFPMKVNPIDIVIDAIWRYGEKYGWGFNTGSIGELELLSKYAGKGPRILVYDGVLSDNVARILEGFREKGWRVVVDVESEHDLDILSKHPELEVGLRIKPLFKPGGKWAHSAGLEGKFGLTVNTLVKLREEYKWIEERARLLHVHAGSQIYKWSDVEAFINEVYNIYVQLTANGFSRLELVDPGGGLAYPYLDTRSGSIESPDYTVVDYFNHMLRVFSRLDKHPVLVYEGGRYIVAAHRIVVAKVVDVRPYSAEQLSSTGTSVVEDVLRGVRTIRDLKAVLKEYRRLIHRGSQGQQYTLEERELAEDLVSKIREEVVLKLSELLRAEPSSVDEVINDPFLYKLATSPSKRYILNLSIFADIPDSVLVNQYFQVAPVQRLNEKPDVVAVLGDLTCDSMGEIGEYVSHVRMHVKADDWFTRMDLRLVMAPYKRLKLGGVPLHLPVKGENYYVAILDTGAYQDPLTMKHNLIYGAPEIIMDEVDGEPKIEVVERNGKYL, encoded by the coding sequence GTGTATGATAGGGAAATGAGTAGTAGTGAATGGAGTCTCGACGTTGCAAGGGAGCTGTGGGGGCTGAACCACAGTATAAGGGGCGACACGATAACAGTTGACGACGAAGGCTACCTCGCTATCTCTATTGGAGGCAGCAGCGTGAGGATCAAGGATGTAATGGAGAAGTATGGTTTCGACGTGGCCTACATAAGGGTGCTCCCGTTAATAGGTAAAGCGATGCGACTGGTCTACGAGACCTTCACAGAGCTAGCCAGGATCCATGGTTTCAAAGGAGGTCTCCAACCCGTTTTCCCCATGAAGGTTAACCCTATAGACATAGTGATCGACGCTATCTGGAGGTATGGTGAGAAATACGGGTGGGGCTTCAACACAGGCTCCATCGGGGAGCTGGAGCTCCTCTCCAAGTACGCTGGGAAAGGCCCAAGGATACTGGTGTACGATGGGGTCTTATCGGATAACGTGGCGAGAATACTGGAGGGCTTCAGGGAGAAAGGCTGGAGGGTCGTGGTGGATGTTGAAAGCGAGCACGACCTCGACATTCTCTCCAAGCACCCGGAGCTCGAGGTCGGGTTAAGGATAAAGCCTCTTTTCAAGCCTGGGGGTAAGTGGGCTCACTCAGCGGGGCTTGAAGGCAAGTTCGGTCTAACAGTGAACACGCTTGTGAAGCTGAGGGAGGAGTATAAGTGGATAGAGGAGAGGGCTAGGCTGCTCCACGTGCACGCCGGCTCCCAGATCTACAAGTGGAGTGATGTGGAGGCATTCATCAACGAGGTCTACAACATATATGTCCAGCTAACCGCCAACGGCTTCAGCAGGCTGGAGCTCGTTGACCCCGGTGGTGGACTAGCCTACCCCTACCTGGATACGAGGAGTGGTTCAATAGAGTCACCTGACTACACCGTGGTCGACTACTTCAACCACATGCTGAGGGTTTTCAGCAGGCTGGACAAGCACCCGGTGCTCGTCTACGAGGGCGGCAGGTATATTGTGGCAGCCCACAGGATAGTGGTTGCTAAAGTAGTGGATGTACGCCCCTACTCGGCGGAGCAGCTTTCCTCAACGGGTACGAGTGTGGTGGAGGATGTTCTTCGAGGAGTAAGGACGATCCGGGATTTAAAAGCTGTTTTAAAGGAGTATAGGCGGCTCATACACAGGGGGAGCCAGGGGCAGCAGTACACGCTGGAGGAGAGGGAGCTTGCAGAGGACCTGGTCTCAAAGATCCGGGAGGAAGTAGTGTTGAAGCTCAGTGAGCTCTTGAGGGCCGAGCCCTCCAGTGTCGACGAGGTTATAAACGACCCATTCCTCTACAAGCTGGCTACATCTCCCTCGAAGAGATACATACTCAACCTCTCCATATTCGCCGACATACCTGACTCCGTGCTCGTCAACCAGTACTTCCAGGTTGCACCGGTTCAAAGGCTTAACGAGAAGCCGGATGTCGTCGCCGTGCTCGGGGATCTAACATGTGACAGCATGGGTGAGATAGGCGAGTATGTGAGCCATGTGAGGATGCATGTTAAAGCCGATGACTGGTTCACCCGTATGGATCTAAGACTGGTGATGGCTCCATATAAGAGGCTTAAGCTGGGCGGTGTCCCGCTACACCTCCCGGTGAAAGGGGAGAACTATTATGTCGCGATACTTGACACGGGTGCATACCAGGATCCCTTGACGATGAAGCATAACTTAATCTACGGTGCCCCCGAGATAATCATGGATGAGGTTGACGGGGAGCCAAAGATAGAGGTTGTTGAGAGAAACGGGAAGTACCTTTAG
- a CDS encoding type II/IV secretion system ATPase subunit, which produces MPAEGILAEYTVGAYRVRLYVDAGVYRYEATPLLDQRIVGLVESRLRDIVMLARRGMDLSDVIAGVLGVERTLVPEAVYAARTLLGYRVLQVLLDDPFVEDISVTGPGPIWVRHRLAASDPRVDFIETNLKVGSLEEVAELQQLIALKCGTYVSASRPIVDAQLPLEDGGHRVHIVSALTAPHRPEIAVRKKPRSPPSMTRLIEEGVLPASVAEYFRMLVEKGMSLIIAGPPGSGKTTLLRSILYSYIPLNWKIVIIEDTGEVDPPMGSAWARYTSAELGAVKVDLFDLAKAALRSSATRLIVVGETRGAEARVLVQAMLSGMGGLTTFHGGSPEEVVARLTSPPISLSPQQVAMFTAVAFMGFAEKPRRVVKRVSELIPGEGGVGYVDVWVRERDGLEAGLTDILKRSRRLGGGVAEH; this is translated from the coding sequence ATGCCGGCTGAAGGAATCCTCGCAGAGTACACTGTTGGAGCCTACAGGGTGAGGCTCTACGTGGATGCAGGGGTCTACAGGTATGAGGCCACGCCCCTCCTGGATCAAAGGATTGTAGGGCTCGTCGAGTCAAGGCTGAGGGATATAGTGATGCTTGCCCGTAGAGGCATGGATTTAAGCGACGTCATTGCAGGGGTCCTCGGGGTTGAGAGAACCCTGGTTCCGGAAGCAGTGTACGCTGCGAGAACGCTGCTCGGCTACAGGGTGCTCCAGGTCCTCCTCGACGACCCCTTCGTCGAGGATATCTCTGTAACCGGGCCCGGCCCAATATGGGTTAGACACAGGCTTGCCGCCAGTGATCCACGCGTTGACTTCATTGAAACAAATCTCAAGGTAGGCTCCCTGGAGGAGGTTGCAGAGCTCCAGCAGTTGATAGCCTTGAAGTGCGGTACATATGTGTCCGCGTCCAGACCCATAGTGGATGCACAGCTACCCCTGGAGGACGGCGGGCACAGGGTCCACATAGTCTCCGCGCTCACCGCACCCCACCGCCCCGAGATAGCTGTGAGGAAGAAGCCTCGTTCACCCCCCTCCATGACCCGCCTCATCGAGGAAGGCGTGCTCCCGGCTTCCGTTGCAGAGTACTTCAGGATGCTCGTGGAGAAAGGGATGAGCCTGATAATAGCCGGCCCCCCTGGCTCAGGTAAGACAACCCTCCTCAGGTCGATCCTCTACTCCTACATACCTTTGAACTGGAAGATAGTCATCATAGAGGACACGGGTGAGGTGGATCCACCCATGGGGAGCGCGTGGGCCAGGTATACTAGCGCCGAGCTAGGGGCTGTGAAAGTGGATCTCTTCGACCTCGCTAAGGCAGCCCTTAGATCCTCGGCTACAAGGCTCATAGTGGTCGGGGAGACACGGGGGGCTGAGGCAAGGGTCCTCGTGCAGGCAATGCTGTCGGGGATGGGTGGTTTAACCACGTTCCACGGGGGCAGCCCGGAGGAGGTTGTAGCCAGGTTGACCTCGCCGCCCATCAGCCTCTCCCCTCAGCAGGTCGCAATGTTCACAGCGGTTGCATTCATGGGGTTCGCTGAGAAGCCTAGGAGGGTGGTTAAAAGGGTCTCGGAGCTCATCCCGGGTGAAGGAGGAGTCGGCTACGTGGATGTATGGGTTAGGGAGAGGGATGGGCTTGAAGCCGGTTTAACCGATATCCTCAAGCGTAGCAGGAGGCTGGGTGGAGGGGTTGCAGAGCATTAG
- a CDS encoding archaellin/type IV pilin N-terminal domain-containing protein: MTRGVRGISEVTAIIVMIMIAVVAAFGVKSYIDYQSSKLPSTDIAVARYTVSYSAPGTGVVALVVSNLLPGGLNVTSVTIVLSNGTQVTPQMTPLTAGGRSDVYLVLPVSLQPGVSVSKVLVGVTDLSSGRSQVVFAAGG, encoded by the coding sequence ATGACTAGGGGTGTTAGAGGTATAAGCGAGGTGACAGCCATAATAGTGATGATAATGATAGCGGTGGTCGCAGCCTTCGGCGTTAAATCATACATAGACTACCAGAGCTCTAAGCTGCCGTCAACCGATATAGCTGTGGCAAGGTACACTGTCTCCTATAGTGCACCCGGCACCGGTGTAGTGGCACTCGTGGTGAGCAACCTCCTGCCCGGAGGCCTCAACGTGACGAGTGTAACAATAGTTCTCTCAAACGGAACCCAGGTGACGCCGCAGATGACGCCGCTGACAGCTGGTGGGAGAAGCGACGTCTACCTCGTGCTCCCAGTGTCCCTGCAGCCCGGTGTTTCAGTGTCCAAGGTACTTGTAGGCGTAACCGATCTCTCCTCAGGCCGTTCCCAAGTGGTTTTCGCTGCAGGGGGCTAG
- a CDS encoding helix-turn-helix domain-containing protein, producing MSSPEYESIYDIRFLMKRGIVLTLPLLKTLDAVITLKKVTADDVAKYTGRARTIESRYLSRLNKIGIVAKVKEGRRVYYIEPVEAVREAIQKYGDNMMVEQLAHQISLPADIVKLIIDLMKSGKIPPPQPAGGQQGQAT from the coding sequence ATGAGCAGCCCTGAGTATGAGAGCATATATGATATACGCTTCCTGATGAAGCGTGGCATAGTTCTAACGCTACCTTTACTGAAGACCCTGGACGCGGTGATCACGTTGAAGAAGGTGACAGCCGACGACGTGGCTAAGTACACTGGGAGAGCTAGGACGATAGAGTCCAGGTACTTGTCGAGGCTGAACAAGATAGGCATAGTGGCTAAGGTGAAGGAGGGTAGGAGAGTCTACTATATTGAGCCGGTTGAAGCAGTCAGGGAGGCCATACAGAAGTACGGGGACAACATGATGGTGGAGCAGTTGGCACACCAGATAAGTCTGCCAGCCGACATAGTGAAGCTAATCATAGACTTGATGAAGAGCGGTAAGATACCGCCTCCCCAGCCCGCTGGCGGTCAGCAGGGCCAGGCTACTTGA
- the hypD gene encoding hydrogenase formation protein HypD: MSMQLRERGLAVKLAERIREESKRVLSEHGGDEIRIMNFCGTHEWTITHYGLRSLMPPWINLIAGPGCPVCITPGYYIDVLVDVSFEKDTVVLTYGDAFKLPGSRGKQPRSLFHAKAMGGNVKVVYSFRDAITEAAREPGRRHVFLAVGFETTMPSTAIPLAAGEVPGNLYVLSAYRLTPPIMRFLAEAHPEVRLDGVIAPGHVSTVIGAEAWRFIADEYGIPVVVSGFEPLDVLLSIYMIIRNLAEGKPRLMNEYSRVVAPEGNKYALNAMWEVYEARDSYWRGIGVVPLSGAVHRPRYSGHDFFESTGLRETVTDDKHPGCICDKVVLGLAKPTQCPLFMKACTPGNPYGPCMVSSEGTCRIWAENTPLLHGAVAWNAGENSDPRRVH, translated from the coding sequence ATGAGCATGCAGCTCAGGGAGAGAGGGCTAGCCGTCAAGCTGGCTGAAAGGATAAGGGAGGAGTCTAAAAGGGTTCTCTCGGAGCACGGGGGAGACGAGATTAGAATAATGAACTTCTGCGGGACACACGAGTGGACTATAACGCACTACGGGCTTAGATCCCTGATGCCTCCATGGATAAACCTGATCGCTGGACCCGGATGCCCGGTCTGCATAACCCCCGGCTACTATATAGATGTACTCGTCGACGTCAGCTTCGAGAAGGACACTGTCGTCTTAACATACGGGGATGCCTTCAAGCTACCTGGCTCCAGGGGGAAGCAGCCGAGGAGCCTTTTCCACGCGAAGGCCATGGGGGGCAATGTGAAGGTGGTTTATAGTTTCCGGGACGCGATAACGGAGGCGGCAAGGGAGCCGGGGAGGAGACACGTGTTCCTCGCCGTAGGCTTCGAGACCACGATGCCTTCCACAGCAATACCTCTTGCAGCCGGCGAGGTCCCCGGGAACCTCTATGTTCTCTCAGCCTACAGGTTGACGCCGCCTATAATGAGGTTTCTCGCCGAGGCGCATCCAGAGGTGAGGCTCGACGGGGTTATAGCACCGGGCCACGTGTCCACTGTGATCGGGGCGGAGGCGTGGAGGTTTATTGCTGATGAATACGGTATCCCAGTAGTGGTCTCCGGCTTCGAGCCCCTCGACGTCCTGCTCTCAATATACATGATTATAAGGAACCTTGCGGAGGGGAAGCCTAGGCTCATGAACGAGTACAGCAGGGTGGTTGCCCCGGAGGGAAACAAGTACGCGTTGAACGCCATGTGGGAGGTTTACGAGGCGAGGGACAGCTACTGGCGTGGCATAGGGGTTGTACCCTTAAGCGGTGCGGTACACAGGCCCCGGTATAGTGGACACGACTTCTTCGAGTCGACGGGGCTCAGGGAGACCGTGACTGACGATAAGCATCCTGGATGCATATGCGACAAGGTTGTCCTAGGGCTGGCGAAGCCAACTCAATGCCCGCTCTTCATGAAGGCCTGCACCCCCGGCAACCCCTATGGCCCATGCATGGTTAGCTCTGAGGGAACCTGCAGGATATGGGCTGAGAACACTCCTCTCCTCCATGGAGCGGTGGCATGGAATGCTGGAGAAAATAGTGATCCTAGACGGGTACACTGA
- a CDS encoding DUF211 domain-containing protein — MLKRIILDVLYPVRGTSIVDLAKSIVEITGVSSVSITVKEVDVDTQNILVMVEGSDISFEDVRDAIEKEGGVIHSIDQVVAGERIIEPPEYLVE, encoded by the coding sequence TTGTTGAAGAGAATTATACTAGACGTGCTCTACCCGGTTAGGGGTACATCCATAGTGGATCTGGCTAAATCCATAGTGGAGATAACCGGGGTCAGCTCCGTCAGCATCACTGTGAAAGAGGTTGACGTCGACACGCAGAACATCCTCGTCATGGTTGAAGGAAGCGACATCAGCTTCGAGGATGTAAGGGACGCTATCGAGAAGGAGGGAGGGGTCATCCACAGCATCGACCAGGTTGTGGCTGGAGAGAGGATAATAGAGCCCCCAGAATACCTGGTGGAGTGA
- a CDS encoding nucleotidyltransferase family protein, with product MIACIVPAAGFSTRFPWNKMLYTLDKPLVVQTLENISASTYVSRVILVTGHESSRVSRVVEEHASSRLKERLRVVYNPDYAAGMSSSVRKGLESIRDEARSLKGIMVNPGDAAWIHPGVYDYVALRFLESGKKIAVASYRGRRGHPIIFSSDLYAELTAIDEETQGLKAVVRRHLDDTLLVETGYPGVLLDLDTVLDLNRVKEYSWR from the coding sequence ATGATAGCCTGCATCGTGCCTGCAGCCGGGTTCAGCACGAGATTCCCATGGAACAAGATGCTCTACACGCTGGATAAACCACTCGTGGTTCAAACACTGGAGAACATATCTGCCTCCACATATGTATCCCGGGTAATCCTTGTCACAGGGCATGAATCAAGCAGGGTATCCAGGGTTGTAGAAGAGCATGCCTCAAGCAGGTTGAAGGAAAGGCTTAGAGTAGTATACAACCCGGACTACGCGGCCGGCATGAGCTCCAGTGTTAGAAAAGGGCTTGAATCAATACGGGATGAAGCACGCTCCTTAAAGGGGATCATGGTGAACCCCGGTGACGCAGCATGGATCCATCCCGGAGTATACGACTATGTAGCCCTCAGGTTCCTCGAGTCAGGGAAGAAGATCGCTGTCGCATCCTACCGGGGGAGGAGAGGGCACCCCATAATATTTTCAAGCGACCTCTACGCGGAGCTAACGGCTATAGACGAGGAGACACAGGGGCTTAAAGCAGTGGTGAGGAGACACTTGGATGACACACTACTCGTTGAAACAGGGTATCCAGGCGTGCTCCTAGACTTGGATACAGTGCTCGACTTAAACAGGGTTAAAGAGTACTCATGGAGGTAG